In a single window of the Danio rerio strain Tuebingen ecotype United States chromosome 20, GRCz12tu, whole genome shotgun sequence genome:
- the faua gene encoding FAU ubiquitin like and ribosomal protein S30 fusion a, producing MQLFLRAQSLHTLEVSGNETVRDIKAHVEALEGVCVEDQLLLLSGAPLQDDSTLLNCGITEFCTLEVSGRLLGGKVHGSLARAGKVRGQTPKVDKQEKKKKKTGRAKRRIQYNRRFVNVVPTFGKKKGPNANS from the exons ATGCAGCTGTTTCTGCGCGCTCAGTCTCTTCACACACTCGAGGTCTCCGGAAATGAGACCGTCCGTGACATTAAG gcccATGTGGAGGCTCTGGAGGGAGTGTGTGTGGAGGATCAGCTCCTCCTGCTGTCTGGAGCTCCTCTGCAGGACGACTCCACGCTGCTGAACTGCGGCATCACTGAGTTCTGCACACTCGAGGTGTCTGGCAGACTGCTGGGAg gtaaaGTCCACGGCTCTCTGGCTCGCGCTGGTAAAGTAAGAGGACAGACGCCTAAG GTGGACAAacaggagaagaagaagaagaagaccgGCCGTGCCAAACGCCGCATTCAGTACAACCGGCGCTTCGTCAACGTGGTGCCGACCTTCGGCAAGAAGAAGGGGCCGAACGCAAACTCCtaa